CAAGGATGGCTCGCTGAGTTCGGCCGCGCCCATCTGGTTCTGGTCGGATGGCGAGAGCGACGTCCTCTACACCAGCACCGCTCCCGACAGCTGGAAGGCGAAGCGGCTGGAGCGCGGGAGTCCGTTGCACGTCTGGGTCGGCGAGGACGATGGGCCGTATCTGATCGGGGAAGCCGAGCGCATCGACGACCCGGAAACGGTGACCATGATGGGTGAGAAGTACTCCGACAAGTACTGGATCGCCTGGATCGGGTTCTTCCGCCCGCGCGCGGACCGCGTGACGGAGGGCAAGACGATTGCCTACCGAGTGAAGCTCCGTCCGGCTGACGCCAAGGCCGAGTGACTCAGTTGGGGAACTGAAGGGTCGCGGTTCCGATCACGAGGCGGTCGCCCGCCTCGTTCTCCATCCAGACGTCGCACTCGATGCGTCGCGTCTCGTCGTCCTTCTCGGTGATCATCGCCTGGATCTTCGCGGGGACGCCGGCGCGTGCGAGGCCCCGGAACGTCGTGCCGATGCGTTCGAGGCGCGAACCGGGCATCCAGCCCAGGAGGGTGCGCGAGAGCAGGCCGAGGGACATGTTGCCCGGCGTGATCTGGCCGGGAAGGCCTTCTTCCTGGGCGCTCTTGTTGTCCGTGAAGCGGCCCGCGTTCATGTCCATCGCGATGGCATGCTCGCGAACGAAGTCGG
This DNA window, taken from Candidatus Binatia bacterium, encodes the following:
- a CDS encoding pyridoxamine 5'-phosphate oxidase family protein, encoding MRKALISMAIVTALAATASAASAEVDTATRKALADSDLIYTATERKDGSLSSAAPIWFWSDGESDVLYTSTAPDSWKAKRLERGSPLHVWVGEDDGPYLIGEAERIDDPETVTMMGEKYSDKYWIAWIGFFRPRADRVTEGKTIAYRVKLRPADAKAE